One stretch of Nitrosococcus watsonii C-113 DNA includes these proteins:
- a CDS encoding sensor histidine kinase, whose protein sequence is MVQLVTRIAGHLNYGYIRYLTLGGLLLLSFYLLAAALEDSAHFGRLYLIVLGVNILALLLLLFFIGSNLIRLIREYRERQPGSRLTVRVVAMFISLTFIPLIIVFSFSLQFLHRGIESWFNVQVEKALEDSLELSRTAFGIRMRTLLKQTQLMAATLAELPLEKATYSLQELRYISGAHELTLLNTRGQVITSATHDPETIVPDHPNDVILFQLRQGQDYVALDPVGNSGLHLRAVVNLPATRTDTGALILQALFPIADRLSTLADSVQDAYDQYKQLAYLRRPLIYSFTLTLSLIVLLTLLAAVWTAFFLARRLASPVTDLAQGTRAVARGDYDTQLPSHSHDELGFLVDSFNQMTRRLSQARDAAHASQQQLEKQRRYLKAVLGSLSSGVITLDNAQRIRTANITAGEILSVDLHRYTGQVLERIARHHPEVQEFIELLHPYLKSCHQEWRKEIIRHQENGRQFLMCRGAPLPGDAGQVIVFDDATAFVQAQRNAAWGEVARRLAHEIKNPLTPIQLSAERLRRKYLKCLPADQIQPLDRLTHTIIAQVEAMKEMVNAFSEYARNPALQQQSLDFNSLVKEVLELYRGDENKLYIEAQLAPQPLWLLADPSRLRQLLHNLLKNALEAMANSPKTPHITVQTRHREVKKREWVELQIIDQGPGIPPELCQNLFEPYVSTRPKGTGLGLAIVKRIVEEQGGYVSAKNLPGGGACLIIQLPCQTASQPLLEIHR, encoded by the coding sequence ATGGTTCAGTTGGTTACTCGAATTGCCGGACATCTAAACTACGGCTATATCCGCTACCTCACCTTGGGGGGGCTTCTCCTACTCTCTTTTTATCTGCTAGCTGCTGCTCTCGAAGATTCGGCTCATTTCGGCCGCCTTTACCTCATCGTACTTGGGGTTAATATCCTGGCCCTGTTACTGTTGCTCTTTTTTATTGGCTCTAATCTGATCCGCCTAATTAGAGAATACCGAGAACGCCAGCCTGGTTCGCGGCTCACTGTACGGGTAGTCGCTATGTTTATTTCCCTAACCTTCATTCCCTTGATCATTGTGTTTTCCTTCTCATTACAATTTTTACACCGAGGCATTGAAAGCTGGTTTAATGTGCAAGTGGAAAAAGCCCTTGAAGATTCCTTAGAGCTGAGCCGCACCGCCTTTGGGATTCGAATGCGAACTTTACTCAAACAAACCCAATTAATGGCGGCCACCTTAGCTGAATTACCGCTAGAAAAAGCGACTTACAGTCTCCAGGAGCTCCGCTATATTAGCGGTGCTCATGAGCTAACTTTGCTTAATACCCGCGGGCAAGTTATTACCTCAGCTACCCACGATCCTGAGACCATTGTCCCAGACCACCCTAATGATGTTATCTTATTTCAGCTCCGCCAAGGACAAGACTATGTTGCCCTAGATCCCGTTGGCAACTCAGGGCTGCATTTGCGGGCCGTGGTTAACTTGCCGGCTACGCGAACCGACACCGGAGCATTGATTTTACAGGCCCTATTTCCTATAGCAGACCGATTAAGTACCTTAGCCGATAGCGTTCAAGATGCCTACGATCAATACAAACAGCTGGCCTACCTGCGCAGGCCCCTTATCTACAGCTTCACCTTGACACTCTCTCTAATCGTGCTCCTCACGCTGCTGGCAGCCGTATGGACAGCATTTTTTCTAGCGCGGCGCCTGGCCTCCCCGGTAACGGATCTCGCCCAGGGCACCCGGGCCGTTGCTAGGGGTGACTACGACACTCAATTACCCTCCCATAGTCACGATGAATTGGGATTTCTTGTGGACTCCTTCAACCAAATGACGCGACGCTTGAGTCAGGCCCGGGATGCCGCCCACGCTAGCCAGCAACAACTAGAGAAGCAGCGGCGCTATTTAAAAGCCGTACTAGGTAGTTTATCTTCCGGGGTTATTACCCTGGATAATGCGCAACGGATTCGCACCGCCAATATTACCGCGGGAGAAATTCTCAGCGTAGATCTCCACCGCTACACTGGACAAGTTCTAGAGAGGATCGCTCGCCATCATCCAGAAGTACAGGAATTTATCGAATTGCTCCACCCCTACCTAAAAAGCTGCCATCAGGAATGGCGCAAGGAAATCATCCGGCATCAGGAAAACGGCCGTCAATTTCTTATGTGCCGAGGCGCTCCCCTGCCAGGCGATGCCGGTCAAGTAATTGTATTTGACGATGCCACCGCCTTTGTCCAAGCGCAGCGGAACGCAGCCTGGGGCGAAGTCGCCCGACGCCTGGCCCATGAGATTAAAAACCCACTTACACCTATCCAACTCTCCGCGGAACGGCTGCGACGCAAGTATCTTAAATGTTTGCCCGCTGATCAGATCCAGCCCTTAGATCGATTAACCCATACCATTATTGCCCAGGTAGAGGCTATGAAAGAGATGGTGAATGCTTTTTCCGAGTATGCTCGTAACCCAGCCCTACAACAGCAATCATTGGATTTCAATAGCCTGGTTAAAGAGGTATTGGAACTTTACCGAGGTGACGAGAATAAATTATATATCGAGGCCCAACTGGCCCCCCAGCCCCTTTGGCTGCTGGCCGATCCCAGCCGCCTACGCCAACTGCTCCATAATTTGCTCAAAAATGCACTTGAGGCCATGGCTAATTCTCCAAAAACTCCTCACATTACCGTCCAAACCCGCCACCGTGAAGTCAAAAAACGGGAGTGGGTAGAGCTTCAAATTATCGATCAAGGCCCCGGCATCCCTCCTGAATTATGTCAAAATTTATTTGAACCCTACGTTTCCACACGTCCTAAGGGAACAGGATTAGGACTGGCTATTGTCAAACGTATTGTAGAGGAGCAAGGAGGCTATGTTTCGGCCAAAAATCTTCCTGGCGGGGGTGCCTGTCTCATCATCCAATTGCCCTGCCAAACGGCCTCGCAACCTCTCTTGGAGATACACCGATGA
- a CDS encoding sigma-54-dependent transcriptional regulator produces the protein MTIPHILVVDDEPDIRVLIREILEDENYRVSIAENGAIARQVWQNDPPDLILLDIWIPDIDGISLLREWIQGRPKGAPVIMMSGHGTVETAVQATRLGAVDYIEKPLSMAKLLLTVEKALAVSHELASPSKIGECSTSPPEPVGKSLLMTKLREQARRMADDEAPILLIGEPGSGKNLFAQYLHAACPSKSKGPFTAINIASLKWESQDLELFGESLNHQDQPGILLERGSRGTVFLNGIEALSPASQRRLYGLINAAASRGMVTLEQRLPRLVAATSIDLRQLVDTGRFQEDLFYQLSVLPLPIPPLREHPEDIPELLNYFVNLLVEQEGYPYRHFSVAAQNRLRNYNWPGNVQELRNLVWRLLVIGGGTEIDLAEVEASLEPILITGTPLPIDLGLPLREAREQFERLYLEHKLRETGGNVGKAAKLVEMERTHLYRKLRALGIDAKQLGNQE, from the coding sequence ATGACAATACCCCATATTCTAGTGGTGGACGATGAACCTGATATTCGGGTCTTAATTCGTGAAATTCTAGAAGACGAGAACTACCGGGTGAGCATCGCTGAAAATGGCGCCATCGCCCGCCAAGTATGGCAAAACGATCCCCCTGATCTTATCTTGCTGGATATCTGGATACCAGATATTGACGGTATTAGCCTGCTACGGGAATGGATACAAGGCCGCCCTAAGGGCGCGCCCGTCATTATGATGTCAGGGCACGGTACAGTAGAAACTGCTGTCCAAGCAACCCGCCTAGGCGCTGTTGACTATATTGAAAAACCACTTTCCATGGCCAAATTATTGCTTACGGTGGAAAAAGCCCTCGCAGTCTCCCATGAGCTCGCCTCTCCCAGCAAAATAGGTGAATGCTCCACCTCCCCTCCAGAACCCGTGGGTAAGAGCCTGCTGATGACCAAACTACGGGAGCAGGCACGGCGCATGGCCGACGATGAGGCTCCCATATTGCTCATCGGAGAACCAGGAAGCGGCAAGAATTTATTTGCTCAATACCTTCATGCCGCCTGCCCTTCCAAAAGCAAAGGCCCGTTTACTGCGATCAATATTGCCAGTTTGAAATGGGAGTCCCAGGATTTGGAACTGTTTGGGGAAAGCTTGAATCACCAGGATCAACCTGGAATATTATTAGAACGAGGGAGTAGGGGCACTGTATTTCTCAATGGGATAGAAGCGCTAAGCCCGGCCAGTCAACGCCGATTATATGGCCTTATTAACGCTGCCGCCTCTAGGGGGATGGTAACTTTAGAACAACGTCTGCCACGCTTGGTGGCCGCCACTAGTATAGATTTGCGCCAACTTGTTGATACTGGACGCTTTCAGGAAGATCTTTTCTATCAACTTAGTGTTCTACCCTTACCTATTCCGCCGCTCCGAGAGCACCCTGAAGATATCCCCGAATTGCTTAATTATTTTGTTAACCTCCTGGTAGAACAAGAAGGCTACCCTTACCGTCATTTTAGCGTTGCTGCTCAAAATCGCCTCCGCAATTATAATTGGCCGGGCAATGTTCAGGAGTTACGTAATTTAGTCTGGCGCTTGCTGGTTATTGGCGGTGGAACAGAAATTGATTTAGCTGAAGTTGAAGCCAGTCTCGAACCTATTTTGATCACGGGCACTCCCCTTCCCATTGATCTGGGACTCCCACTGCGAGAAGCTCGAGAGCAATTTGAGCGGCTTTATCTGGAGCATAAATTACGGGAGACAGGAGGCAATGTGGGCAAGGCCGCAAAATTAGTCGAAATGGAACGGACCCATCTATACCGTAAGCTGCGGGCCCTGGGAATTGATGCTAAGCAATTGGGAAATCAAGAATAA
- the trkA gene encoding Trk system potassium transporter TrkA, protein MKIIILGAGQVGASVAVNLASEANDITLVDTNGKLLQSLQDRLDIRTVQGWASHPDVLAQAGAEDTDMIVAVTSSDETNMIACQIAYSLFHTPTKVARVRAAGYLAYPELFSTKILPIDVLISPEQLVTDYIKRLIDNPGTFQVLDFADGRVQLVAVRAYYGGLLVGHQLRELSEHIPGVETRVAAIFRQDKSISPQGGTVIEADDEVFFIAAQKDIPKVMGELRRLDNPYKRIMLGGGGSIGQRLAQALEEHYQVKIIETDPKRARILSEELHKSIVLQGDAASEELLLEENIEDTDIYCALTNDDEINILSAMLAKRLGAGKVMSLINRAAYVDLVESGAVDIAVSPQQATISSLLAHIRHGDVVAAHSLRRGAAEALEAVAHGDPSSSKVIGRAIEEIKLPPGTTIGAIARNEEVLMAHHDTIIESGDHVILFLVDKRHVPDVERLFQVGFTFL, encoded by the coding sequence ATGAAAATTATTATTTTAGGCGCAGGCCAAGTAGGGGCCTCGGTAGCAGTTAATTTAGCCAGCGAAGCTAACGATATTACCCTCGTAGATACCAATGGCAAATTACTGCAAAGTCTCCAGGACCGTTTAGATATCCGAACCGTGCAAGGCTGGGCCTCCCATCCCGATGTCCTTGCTCAAGCTGGCGCCGAAGACACGGATATGATTGTGGCGGTCACTAGCAGCGATGAAACCAACATGATCGCCTGTCAAATCGCCTATAGCTTGTTTCATACTCCCACCAAGGTGGCCCGGGTCCGCGCCGCCGGTTATTTAGCCTATCCAGAGTTGTTTTCCACCAAAATCTTACCTATCGACGTGCTAATCAGCCCGGAGCAATTAGTTACTGATTATATTAAGCGCTTGATCGATAATCCAGGTACTTTTCAAGTCCTGGACTTCGCCGATGGGAGGGTCCAATTAGTGGCGGTAAGAGCTTATTATGGCGGTTTACTGGTCGGCCACCAGCTCCGGGAATTATCTGAACATATCCCCGGCGTAGAGACTCGGGTAGCGGCCATCTTCCGCCAAGACAAGTCCATTTCCCCCCAAGGTGGCACGGTTATCGAGGCAGACGATGAAGTGTTTTTCATTGCCGCGCAAAAAGACATTCCTAAAGTCATGGGGGAACTGCGCCGCTTGGACAATCCCTATAAGCGGATCATGCTCGGTGGTGGCGGCAGCATCGGCCAGCGCCTAGCCCAAGCGCTGGAAGAGCACTATCAAGTTAAAATCATCGAAACTGATCCTAAACGGGCACGAATCCTCTCTGAGGAGCTCCATAAAAGCATCGTCCTGCAGGGCGATGCCGCTAGTGAAGAACTCCTGCTAGAGGAGAATATCGAAGATACGGATATTTATTGCGCCTTAACCAACGATGATGAAATTAACATTCTTTCCGCCATGCTTGCCAAACGGCTAGGCGCTGGCAAAGTTATGTCCTTAATCAACCGGGCGGCCTATGTGGATCTAGTGGAAAGTGGGGCTGTGGATATTGCTGTCTCCCCCCAACAGGCTACCATTAGCAGCTTGCTGGCTCACATCCGCCATGGCGATGTGGTGGCTGCCCATTCTTTGCGCCGGGGGGCAGCCGAGGCGTTGGAAGCTGTAGCCCATGGAGATCCTTCTTCCTCCAAAGTTATCGGCCGGGCTATTGAGGAGATCAAGCTCCCGCCGGGCACCACTATCGGCGCTATTGCGCGAAATGAAGAAGTGCTGATGGCCCACCACGATACAATCATTGAATCCGGCGATCATGTCATCTTATTTTTAGTGGACAAGCGCCACGTCCCGGATGTGGAGCGTTTGTTCCAGGTAGGCTTTACTTTCCTCTGA
- the uvrA gene encoding excinuclease ABC subunit UvrA, with the protein MNRICIRGARTHNLKNIDLDLPRERLIVITGLSGSGKSSLAFDTLYAEGQRRYVESLSAYARQFLSLMEKPDVDHMEGLSPAIAIEQKSTSHNPRSTVGTITEIYDYLRLLYARAGEPRCPEHGIILAAQTVSQMVDQVLGLPKGGRYMLLAPIVEGRKGEHLQVLENLLRRGFIRARIDGEVVELEQAPQLDGNKKHTIEAVVDRFKVRPDLQLRLAESFETALQLSDGLARVASLEDSALAEQVFSAHLACPVCRYSLSELEPRLFSFNNPKGACPSCEGLGVKPFFDSSRVVAHPELSLAAGAIRDWDRRNAYYYQMILSLARHYGFEVDLPFQDLPEAVRRVVLYGSGQEKITFHYLDSQDKQTIRRHAFEGVIPNMERHYRETETSAVREELARYLAVQVCPACQGTRLRQEACHVFVADYSLPEITALPVGEAQSLFSQLCLPGRRGAIANPILKEIQDRLAFLINVGLGYLTLNRRAETLSGGEAQRIRLASQIGAGLVGVMYILDEPSIGLHQRDHQRLLETLIRLRDLGNTVIVVEHDEEAIRAADQVIDMGPGAGRHGGEIVAQGTPLEIMANPASLTGQYLKGQQEIPMPCQRVPFNTSRLLSLRGAHGNNLDQVDLDIPLGAMTCITGVSGSGKSTLINDTLLRAATRILHRASVEAAPYESIEGLEHLDKVIAIDQNPIGRTPRSNPATYTGFFASIRSLFAGTHEARSRGYGPGRFSFNVKGGRCESCQGDGLIKVEMHFLPDLYVACDVCQGKRYNRETLEIRYKGKNIDEILAMTVEEAQDFFANVPAVARKLLTLLEVGLSYITLGQNAVTLSGGEAQRIKLAKELARRDTGRTLYILDEPTTGLHFHDIAQLLQVLLRLRDGGNTIVIIEHHLDVIKTADWLVDLGPEGGERGGRIIATGAPETVAACQDSYTGRYLARILPKAKRGQSPVQQSHDRAF; encoded by the coding sequence ATGAATCGGATTTGCATCCGTGGGGCGCGGACCCATAATTTGAAGAACATTGATCTGGATCTGCCCAGGGAACGGTTAATCGTTATTACCGGGCTGTCGGGTTCAGGAAAGTCATCTCTGGCTTTTGATACGCTTTATGCTGAAGGGCAGCGCCGTTATGTAGAGTCTCTCTCGGCCTATGCTCGCCAGTTTCTCTCCCTTATGGAAAAGCCCGATGTGGATCATATGGAAGGGCTTTCCCCGGCCATTGCCATCGAGCAAAAATCCACTTCCCATAATCCCCGCTCCACCGTCGGCACCATCACCGAAATCTACGATTATTTGCGCTTGCTCTATGCCCGCGCCGGCGAGCCCCGTTGCCCAGAGCATGGGATTATCCTGGCGGCCCAGACGGTGAGTCAAATGGTGGATCAGGTTTTGGGCCTTCCGAAAGGAGGGCGATACATGTTGCTGGCGCCGATAGTCGAAGGGCGCAAGGGAGAGCATCTGCAAGTGCTGGAGAATCTGCTGAGGCGAGGCTTTATCCGGGCCAGGATTGATGGTGAAGTGGTAGAGCTGGAGCAAGCGCCTCAACTTGATGGTAATAAAAAACATACTATCGAGGCGGTGGTGGATCGTTTCAAGGTTCGCCCTGATCTCCAATTGCGCCTGGCGGAGTCTTTCGAGACGGCCCTACAGTTATCTGATGGCTTGGCTCGGGTAGCTTCCCTGGAGGATTCGGCCCTAGCGGAGCAAGTGTTTTCCGCCCACTTGGCTTGCCCCGTTTGCCGCTATTCTTTAAGTGAATTGGAACCCCGGTTATTTTCCTTTAATAACCCCAAGGGCGCTTGTCCTAGTTGCGAGGGGCTGGGTGTAAAGCCGTTTTTTGATTCCTCCCGGGTGGTGGCCCATCCTGAGTTGAGTTTGGCTGCGGGCGCCATTCGGGACTGGGATCGGCGCAATGCTTATTACTACCAGATGATTCTTTCCCTGGCCCGACACTATGGCTTTGAGGTAGACCTCCCTTTCCAAGATTTGCCCGAAGCAGTACGCAGGGTAGTACTTTACGGCAGTGGCCAGGAAAAAATTACCTTTCATTATCTCGATAGCCAAGACAAGCAGACTATCCGCCGCCATGCTTTCGAAGGGGTGATTCCCAATATGGAGCGCCATTACCGGGAGACCGAGACCTCGGCGGTGCGAGAAGAATTGGCTCGCTATTTAGCCGTGCAGGTTTGCCCGGCATGCCAGGGTACCCGGCTACGCCAGGAGGCGTGCCATGTATTCGTGGCGGATTATAGTCTGCCTGAAATCACCGCCTTGCCTGTAGGGGAGGCGCAGAGCTTGTTTTCCCAGCTATGTTTACCGGGTCGCCGAGGGGCCATTGCAAACCCAATCCTTAAGGAGATACAAGACCGGCTAGCTTTCTTGATCAATGTCGGGTTGGGTTATTTAACTTTGAATCGGCGCGCAGAGACCCTCTCCGGTGGCGAGGCCCAACGAATCCGGCTGGCCAGCCAGATTGGAGCCGGTTTGGTGGGAGTGATGTATATTCTGGATGAGCCTTCTATTGGTTTGCATCAGCGGGATCATCAGCGGTTGCTGGAGACCTTGATCCGCCTCCGCGATCTGGGCAACACAGTCATTGTGGTGGAGCACGATGAGGAGGCTATCCGAGCGGCTGATCAGGTGATTGATATGGGTCCTGGCGCGGGCAGGCATGGGGGGGAAATCGTGGCCCAAGGCACGCCGCTCGAGATTATGGCTAATCCGGCCTCCTTGACTGGGCAGTATCTCAAAGGACAGCAAGAAATCCCCATGCCCTGCCAGCGGGTGCCTTTCAATACTTCCCGCCTGCTTTCTTTACGGGGGGCTCATGGCAATAATCTGGATCAGGTGGATTTGGATATTCCTCTAGGAGCAATGACCTGTATCACAGGAGTTTCCGGCTCGGGTAAATCCACCTTAATCAATGACACCCTGTTGCGGGCAGCGACTCGAATTCTTCATCGAGCCTCGGTTGAGGCTGCCCCTTATGAAAGCATTGAGGGCTTGGAACATCTGGATAAGGTGATCGCTATCGATCAAAATCCCATTGGCCGCACGCCCCGTTCCAACCCGGCCACTTATACTGGATTTTTTGCCTCTATTCGCAGCCTATTCGCGGGCACGCATGAGGCTCGTTCCCGGGGCTATGGGCCGGGTCGTTTCAGTTTTAATGTCAAGGGAGGACGCTGCGAATCTTGCCAAGGCGATGGCCTAATCAAGGTAGAGATGCACTTTCTTCCCGATCTCTATGTGGCCTGCGATGTTTGCCAGGGCAAGCGCTATAATCGGGAAACCTTAGAGATTCGTTATAAGGGCAAAAATATTGATGAAATATTAGCCATGACGGTGGAAGAGGCGCAGGATTTCTTTGCTAATGTTCCGGCAGTAGCCCGAAAGCTGCTGACTTTGCTGGAGGTGGGACTCTCCTATATCACGCTAGGGCAAAATGCAGTTACCCTCTCGGGTGGCGAGGCCCAGCGGATCAAACTGGCGAAAGAGCTAGCCAGGCGGGATACGGGGCGGACTCTGTACATTCTGGATGAGCCGACCACGGGGTTGCATTTTCATGATATTGCCCAGCTTCTCCAAGTACTATTGCGGTTGCGGGATGGGGGCAATACCATTGTGATCATTGAGCACCATTTGGATGTCATCAAGACGGCTGACTGGCTTGTCGATTTAGGTCCCGAGGGAGGGGAAAGGGGGGGAAGGATTATTGCTACCGGGGCGCCTGAGACGGTAGCTGCCTGTCAAGATTCCTATACTGGACGTTATCTGGCTCGGATTTTACCCAAGGCCAAGCGAGGTCAGTCCCCGGTGCAGCAAAGCCATGATCGTGCGTTTTAA
- a CDS encoding MFS transporter — protein sequence MKQNKAKRRFTLGMTLLERRSLFSLAGIYSLRMLGLFLILPVFSLYAHDLQGATPALIGLALGAYGITQALLQIPFGLLSDRLGRKPIITAGLILFALGSIVAAMADTIAGVIIGRALQGTGAIAAAVMALVADLTREEQRTKAMALIGLSIGMSFALALAAGPVLNQWIGVPGLFWLTAVLAILGIAVLHLGVPQVTAPRHHLDVEPAPQQFLRVLGDFQLMRLALGIFFLHLLLTASFVVLPISLRDESGLDPAYHGYVYLPVLVTSIIAMVPFIILAEKKRRMKEVFIGAVAVLGLAELAWRFFHPSLAGTIIALWLFFTAFNLLEATLPSLVSKQSPAGSKGTAMGVYSTCQFLGAFAGGWAGGAVYGYFGFEGVFTFCAGIVALWLIFAATMQPPQYLRSQTLSIGKVNPDEAQLLAKRLAQVTGVADVVVVAEEGVAYLKVDSERLDKTALTEFGPEQTQSTQSSL from the coding sequence ATGAAGCAAAATAAAGCAAAACGACGATTCACCTTGGGAATGACGCTTTTAGAGCGCCGCAGCCTCTTCTCCCTGGCTGGCATCTATTCCCTGCGTATGTTGGGATTATTTCTGATTCTGCCGGTCTTCTCCCTCTATGCTCATGATCTCCAGGGCGCTACCCCCGCTTTGATTGGCCTGGCCCTGGGCGCCTATGGGATTACCCAAGCACTGCTCCAGATTCCCTTCGGTTTACTCTCTGACCGTCTTGGGCGCAAACCGATCATTACTGCTGGTCTGATCTTATTCGCCCTCGGGAGCATTGTGGCCGCCATGGCTGATACCATCGCTGGCGTCATTATTGGCCGGGCACTGCAAGGTACCGGCGCTATTGCAGCGGCGGTCATGGCGCTGGTGGCAGATCTGACCCGAGAAGAGCAGCGGACCAAGGCCATGGCTTTAATCGGCCTCTCTATTGGTATGTCTTTTGCCCTTGCCTTGGCGGCGGGACCAGTACTCAACCAGTGGATCGGGGTGCCGGGACTGTTCTGGCTGACCGCTGTCCTGGCGATCCTGGGGATTGCCGTACTTCACCTAGGCGTTCCCCAGGTAACAGCACCCCGTCACCACCTAGACGTGGAACCCGCGCCTCAGCAATTTCTCCGCGTACTGGGAGATTTTCAGCTGATGCGCTTGGCTTTGGGAATCTTTTTTCTGCATCTCCTGCTGACCGCTAGCTTCGTAGTCCTGCCCATTAGTTTACGGGATGAAAGTGGTCTTGATCCTGCTTATCATGGCTATGTTTACCTGCCGGTATTGGTGACTTCCATCATCGCCATGGTGCCCTTTATCATTTTGGCGGAAAAAAAACGCCGCATGAAAGAAGTGTTTATTGGCGCAGTAGCAGTGCTGGGCTTGGCGGAATTGGCCTGGCGCTTCTTTCATCCTTCTCTGGCGGGCACTATCATTGCTTTATGGCTGTTCTTCACTGCCTTTAACCTGCTGGAAGCCACCTTGCCCTCTCTGGTCTCTAAGCAAAGCCCCGCCGGAAGTAAAGGTACCGCCATGGGCGTTTACTCCACCTGCCAATTTTTGGGCGCCTTTGCAGGCGGCTGGGCCGGCGGAGCCGTTTACGGGTATTTCGGCTTTGAAGGGGTCTTCACCTTTTGTGCTGGCATCGTAGCCTTGTGGCTAATCTTTGCCGCCACCATGCAGCCCCCCCAGTACTTGCGCAGTCAAACCCTTTCTATCGGCAAAGTGAATCCTGATGAAGCCCAGCTGCTGGCGAAACGCCTTGCCCAAGTCACGGGTGTTGCCGATGTGGTGGTAGTTGCCGAAGAAGGCGTGGCCTATCTCAAAGTGGACAGTGAACGGCTGGATAAAACCGCCCTTACTGAATTTGGGCCAGAGCAAACACAATCGACTCAATCTTCATTATAG
- the ssb gene encoding single-stranded DNA-binding protein: MASRGVNKVILIGNLGRDPEVRYTASGGAIANVTLATSETWKDKTTAEQQERTEWHRVVFFGRLGEIAGEYLKKGAKIYVEGRLQTRKWQGQDGQDRYITEIVASEMQMLDRATGGSAPYSEDTGMTTEGATGHSPSRPQSRPSAPPPSSNEDFEDDIPF; this comes from the coding sequence ATGGCATCGAGGGGCGTAAACAAAGTCATTCTGATAGGCAACCTAGGGCGTGATCCGGAAGTTCGTTATACTGCCAGTGGCGGGGCCATTGCTAATGTTACCCTGGCGACTTCGGAAACCTGGAAAGATAAAACCACTGCCGAGCAGCAGGAACGGACTGAATGGCACCGGGTGGTATTCTTCGGCCGCCTAGGGGAAATTGCCGGAGAGTATCTAAAAAAAGGTGCTAAAATTTACGTGGAGGGCCGCCTCCAAACTCGCAAGTGGCAAGGCCAGGACGGCCAAGACCGTTATATTACCGAGATTGTAGCTAGCGAGATGCAAATGCTGGATCGGGCCACGGGTGGCAGCGCCCCCTATAGCGAGGATACCGGCATGACCACAGAAGGCGCCACCGGGCACTCCCCGTCAAGACCTCAATCCCGGCCTTCAGCTCCCCCACCCTCTAGCAATGAGGATTTCGAGGATGATATTCCCTTTTAG
- a CDS encoding HdeD family acid-resistance protein yields MAEITNKELTSDMGTAFGELGKNWGWFMALGILFIVLGTIALGMSVAFTVATVLFFGFLLLLGGVLQIVDAFKCKGWKSILLHVLIALLYVAAGVLLITEPIAGSLVLTAILGGAFVATGILRIVMGLQLKSSGAGWGWVVFSGVVSLILGGMILFEWPLSALWVIGLLVAVEMIFHGWSYVMIALAARSAR; encoded by the coding sequence ATGGCTGAAATAACGAATAAAGAACTTACTTCCGACATGGGGACCGCATTTGGAGAGCTGGGCAAAAACTGGGGCTGGTTCATGGCCTTAGGGATATTATTTATAGTACTAGGAACCATTGCGCTTGGGATGAGCGTTGCCTTTACTGTTGCAACCGTGTTGTTCTTTGGTTTTTTGCTACTGCTAGGCGGCGTGTTACAAATTGTTGACGCCTTCAAATGCAAGGGATGGAAAAGTATTCTGCTGCATGTTTTAATCGCGTTGCTCTACGTTGCGGCTGGCGTCCTATTGATAACAGAGCCGATAGCTGGCTCGCTGGTGCTAACGGCCATACTGGGGGGTGCTTTCGTTGCGACGGGTATTTTGCGGATCGTGATGGGCTTGCAGTTAAAGAGTTCCGGCGCTGGCTGGGGTTGGGTCGTATTTTCCGGAGTGGTATCGCTGATTCTAGGTGGCATGATCCTTTTTGAATGGCCGCTTTCGGCACTATGGGTGATAGGCCTTCTGGTGGCGGTTGAAATGATCTTTCATGGTTGGTCGTATGTGATGATTGCATTAGCCGCGAGATCAGCCAGATAA